The following proteins come from a genomic window of Dermacentor albipictus isolate Rhodes 1998 colony chromosome 8, USDA_Dalb.pri_finalv2, whole genome shotgun sequence:
- the LOC135918325 gene encoding 8.6 kDa transglutaminase substrate-like: MNAALVALLFVAVAITSTSATTLPDCTKFTCNPDTCPQRQCACGTYKDACGCCDVCYKCPGAECNLWILDACTNDHKCVLEDPAKPFEIGGVGHCTPTNATDASHTS; this comes from the exons ATGAACGCAGCCCTGGTAGCACTCTTATTCGTCGCAGTGGCCATAACAAG CACTTCGGCAACAACTCTTCCTGACTGCACGAAGTTCACGTGCAATCCAGACACTTGCCCACAGAGGCAGTGCGCCTGTGGAACCTACAAGGACGCCTGCGGTTGCTGTGACGTCTGCTACAAG TGTCCCGGTGCCGAGTGCAACCTGTGGATCCTCGACGCTTGCACCAACGACCACAAATGTGTCCTGGAAGATCCTGCCAAGCCGTTCGAAATCGGCGGAGTGGGACACTGCACACCTACCAACGCCACTGATGCCTCACATACGTCTTAA
- the LOC135918308 gene encoding 8.6 kDa transglutaminase substrate-like, which produces MKAALVALLFIAVAALSVTATSIPNCAAVTCTAESCQPVECACGTYKDHCGCCDICYKCPGDQCNSWILDRCTEGHRCVLEDPSKRFELGGKGHCTPEGNTETSQTS; this is translated from the exons ATGAAGGCTGCCCTGGTCGCACTCTTGTTCATCGCAGTGGCGGCTCTCAG CGTCACGGCTACGTCTATTCCGAACTGCGCCGCGGTCACGTGCACTGCAGAAAGCTGCCAACCAGTGGAGTGCGCCTGCGGAACGTACAAGGACCACTGCGGTTGCTGCGACATCTGCTACAAG TGCCCGGGTGACCAGTGCAACTCGTGGATCTTGGACCGGTGCACCGAAGGCCACCGTTGCGTTCTGGAGGACCCTTCCAAGCGCTTCGAGCTCGGCGGGAAAGGACACTGCACGCCCGAGGGCAACACGGAGACCTCACAGACTTCGTAA
- the LOC135918323 gene encoding 8.6 kDa transglutaminase substrate-like: MNIALATLLFIAVAITSTSGTSTLNCAKMECSPDTCPKWQCSCGSYKDMCNCCDICYKCPGEECNVWILNLCTEGHECVLQDPEKAFEVGGVGHCKPINATDASETC, translated from the exons ATGAACATAGCCCTGGCAACCCTCTTATTCATCGCAGTGGCCATAACAAG CACTTCGGGAACATCTACTCTGAACTGCGCGAAGATGGAGTGCAGTCCGGATACTTGTCCAAAGTGGCAGTGCTCCTGTGGAAGCTACAAGGACATGTGCAATTGCTGTGACATCTGCTACAAG TGTCCCGGCGAAGAGTGCAACGTGTGGATCCTCAACCTTTGCACCGAGGGCCACGAATGTGTCCTGCAAGACCCTGAAAAGGCGTTCGAAGTCGGCGGAGTGGGTCACTGCAAACCTATCAACGCCACTGATGCCTCAGAAACTTGTTAA